Proteins from a genomic interval of Zingiber officinale cultivar Zhangliang chromosome 1B, Zo_v1.1, whole genome shotgun sequence:
- the LOC122055607 gene encoding E3 ubiquitin-protein ligase Os04g0590900-like yields MAAAGDNQQWVPYVPTRDCSMGFCSVYCPQWCYVIFPPPPPSEFSDDGSGVNFSPLVIAIIGVLAGALLLICYYTVVSKYCGGFRSVHRWLNPPGAAGDSLDLPGGRPRRSEAGWPQDSPANGVDEALIRKIAVHKYRRGDGVVQSADCSVCLSEFREEESLRLLPKCGHAFHLQCIDTWLRSHSNCPLCRASINIPLHPPPPSPPPPAAATAERVVLEAPGRDEMVIVVEERVEEEERRELGKHARPQIAAEQSRHSKVDIRDDDEEEEEKDRRPIKRSFSTENASNQDMVSIADVLQMGTEDEASSAAAAGASTSAHGNDGRRNRAPHGGASRSLPSDRFC; encoded by the coding sequence ATGGCCGCCGCCGGCGACAACCAGCAGTGGGTGCCCTACGTGCCGACGAGGGACTGCTCCATGGGATTCTGCAGCGTCTACTGCCCGCAGTGGTGCTACGTCATCTTCCCGCCGCCTCCGCCCTCGGAGTTTTCGGACGACGGCTCCGGCGTCAACTTCTCCCCCCTGGTCATCGCCATCATCGGCGTGCTCGCCGGCGCCCTCCTCCTCATCTGCTACTACACCGTCGTGTCCAAGTACTGCGGCGGCTTCCGGTCGGTGCACCGGTGGCTCAACCCTCCGGGAGCAGCCGGCGACAGCCTCGATCTCCCCGGCGGCCGGCCTCGCCGCAGCGAGGCCGGGTGGCCGCAGGACTCGCCGGCGAACGGCGTCGACGAGGCGTTGATAAGAAAGATCGCGGTGCACAAGTACCGACGGGGGGACGGTGTGGTGCAGAGTGCCGATTGCTCTGTTTGCCTCAGCGAGTTCCGGGAGGAGGAGAGCCTCCGGCTGCTGCCCAAGTGCGGCCACGCCTTCCATCTCCAGTGCATCGATACGTGGTTGCGGTCGCACTCCAACTGCCCACTCTGCCGGGCCAGTATAAACATTCCCCTACATCCGCCGCCGCCATCGCCTCCGCCTCCGGCGGCTGCGACGGCGGAACGGGTGGTCCTGGAGGCGCCGGGAAGAGACGAGATGGTGATAGTGGTGGAGGAgagagtggaagaagaagaaaggcgggAGCTTGGAAAGCACGCGCGGCCCCAAATCGCAGCCGAGCAGAGCCGGCACAGCAAAGTCGATATCAGGGACGAcgacgaggaggaagaagaaaaagatcgCCGACCGATAAAGCGATCGTTCTCGACGGAAAACGCGTCGAACCAAGACATGGTTTCGATCGCAGACGTCCTGCAGATGGGAACGGAGGACGAGGCGTCGTCGGCCGCGGCCGCCGGCGCCAGTACGTCGGCGCACGGGAACGACGGCCGCCGAAACAGAGCACCGCATGGCGGCGCGAGCAGATCGCTCCCCAGTGACAGATTCTGCTAA